The following coding sequences are from one Gossypium raimondii isolate GPD5lz chromosome 4, ASM2569854v1, whole genome shotgun sequence window:
- the LOC105778926 gene encoding homeobox-leucine zipper protein HAT7-like isoform X2 produces the protein MILYNVARLSIVYTVDDDHISILEQKVAVFWLTLPRLFLLILSSSCPMKIMVLTKFLWRMNDGSHVGEKKKRLKLEQVKALEKSFESGNKLEPQRKLQLAKALGLKPRQIAIWFQNRRVRWKTKQLEKDYDVLKKQCEALKADADALQAQNKKLSAELLSLKTKDTNEISIKDEVNEGSWSSKNLFSTSSTRPTSMVQLLQGSTRPNLPCTKPDQVVQEEGFCHLLNEVDEQQGFWPWGEQ, from the exons ATGATATTATATAATGTCGCACGCCTCTCCATCGTTTACACTGTTGATGATGATCATATCTCAATTCTCGAACAAAAAGTCGCTGTCTTTTG GCTAACATTGCCACGGCTTTTCCTCCTCATTCTTTCATCTTCCTGCCCAATGAAGATCATG GTGTTGACCAAGTTCTTGTGGAGGATGAATGATGGATCGCATGTTggtgagaagaagaagaggctTAAGTTGGAACAAGTGAAGGCACTGGAGAAGAGTTTTGAGTCGGGTAACAAGCTGGAACCGCAGAGGAAATTGCAACTGGCTAAGGCTTTGGGGTTGAAACCAAGGCAGATAGCCATCTGGTTTCAAAACAGGAGGGTTAGGTGGAAGACCAAGCAATTGGAGAAAGATTATGATGTTTTGAAGAAACAGTGTGAAGCACTCAAGGCTGACGCTGATGCACTTCAGGCTCAAAACAAGAAGCTTAGTGCTGAG TTATTGTCTTTGAAAACCAAAGATACAAACGAAATAAGCATTAAGGATGAAGTAAATGAGGGTTCATGGAGCAGTAAAAACCTTTTCTCAACTTCATCAACGAGGCCAACAAGCATGGTTCAACTTCTCCAAGGCTCAACAAGACCAAACCTCCCATGCACTAAACCTGACCAAGTAGTTCAAGAAGAGGGATTTTGCCATCTGTTGAATGAAGTTGATGAGCAGCAAGGTTTTTGGCCATGGGGTGAGCAATAA
- the LOC105778926 gene encoding homeobox-leucine zipper protein HAT7-like isoform X3, with protein sequence MIFRLTLPRLFLLILSSSCPMKIMVMIISFPLLALPNSSLVLTKFLWRMNDGSHVGEKKKRLKLEQVKALEKSFESGNKLEPQRKLQLAKALGLKPRQIAIWFQNRRVRWKTKQLEKDYDVLKKQCEALKADADALQAQNKKLSAELLSLKTKDTNEISIKDEVNEGSWSSKNLFSTSSTRPTSMVQLLQGSTRPNLPCTKPDQVVQEEGFCHLLNEVDEQQGFWPWGEQ encoded by the exons ATGATTTTCAGGCTAACATTGCCACGGCTTTTCCTCCTCATTCTTTCATCTTCCTGCCCAATGAAGATCATGGTAATGATCATTTCTTTTCCCCTTCTTGCCCTCCCCAACTCTTCCTTG GTGTTGACCAAGTTCTTGTGGAGGATGAATGATGGATCGCATGTTggtgagaagaagaagaggctTAAGTTGGAACAAGTGAAGGCACTGGAGAAGAGTTTTGAGTCGGGTAACAAGCTGGAACCGCAGAGGAAATTGCAACTGGCTAAGGCTTTGGGGTTGAAACCAAGGCAGATAGCCATCTGGTTTCAAAACAGGAGGGTTAGGTGGAAGACCAAGCAATTGGAGAAAGATTATGATGTTTTGAAGAAACAGTGTGAAGCACTCAAGGCTGACGCTGATGCACTTCAGGCTCAAAACAAGAAGCTTAGTGCTGAG TTATTGTCTTTGAAAACCAAAGATACAAACGAAATAAGCATTAAGGATGAAGTAAATGAGGGTTCATGGAGCAGTAAAAACCTTTTCTCAACTTCATCAACGAGGCCAACAAGCATGGTTCAACTTCTCCAAGGCTCAACAAGACCAAACCTCCCATGCACTAAACCTGACCAAGTAGTTCAAGAAGAGGGATTTTGCCATCTGTTGAATGAAGTTGATGAGCAGCAAGGTTTTTGGCCATGGGGTGAGCAATAA
- the LOC105780104 gene encoding uncharacterized protein At3g28850, producing MGCASSKQKRCRHCRAPYSPVPRSYSMHVHHPAQHTGDSYHVVALTSTTLGTLKLEDNHHSNGGTINVAAFENGSKINGDLKEVEEESKGLNMKVIEAKIWSKMLEDKIPKVVPKTPIRTPPGEPETINTWEMMAGLEDISPLRSPGHFRSFSFDVPKPKWLQIEDTDDNKADLGVTDFDPEIISSFRESLKKDKVVLYFTSLRGVRKTYEDCCDVRVILKSLGVRIDERDVSMHSGFKEELKELIGEGFKGGLPRVFVGEKYIGGAEEVRRMHEEGKLEKAVEGCEMVGDDGDGNGGGSGACEACGDIRFVPCETCSGSCKVYYEDDEREEQEQQEQQEEDDDENGGEKGEYGFQRCPDCNENGLIRCPICCC from the coding sequence atgggtTGTGCTAGTTCCAAGCAAAAACGATGCCGCCATTGCCGGGCTCCTTATTCGCCTGTTCCAAGAAGCTATTCGATGCATGTTCATCATCCGGCTCAGCACACTGGCGATAGCTACCATGTCGTAGCGTTAACATCCACAACATTAGGCACTCTCAAGCTAGAAGACAACCACCACAGCAATGGCGGCACCATCAACGTTGCAGCTTTTGAAAACGGCTCCAAAATCAATGGGGATTTGAAGGAAGTTGAAGAAGAGAGTAAAGGGTTGAATATGAAAGTGATTGAAGCCAAAATATGGTCGAAAAtgcttgaagataagattccaAAAGTTGTCCCCAAGACGCCTATTCGGACTCCTCCTGGAGAGCCTGAAACAATCAATACATGGGAAATGATGGCAGGGCTTGAAGATATTAGTCCCCTTCGATCTCCAGGTCATTTCAGgagtttttcttttgatgttcCAAAGCCTAAGTGGCTTCAAATTGAAGACACTGATGATAATAAAGCTGATTTGGGGGTCACAGATTTCGACCCTGAAATCATTTCTAGCTTTAGGGAATCACTTAAAAAGGATAAGGTTGTTCTGTATTTTACAAGTTTAAGAGGTGTTCGAAAGACATACGAGGATTGTTGTGATGTTAGAGTGATTTTGAAAAGCTTGGGAGTTCGTATCGATGAACGAGATGTTTCAATGCATTCAGGGTTCAAAGAGGAATTGAAAGAGCTAATAGGAGAAGGGTTTAAAGGTGGATTACCAAGGGTATTTGTGGGGGAAAAATACATCGGTGGAGCTGAAGAAGTAAGGCGAATGCATGAAGAAGGTAAGCTAGAGAAGGCTGTCGAAGGGTGTGAAATGGTGGGTGATGATGGTGATGGCAATGGGGGAGGAAGTGGAGCTTGTGAAGCTTGTGGGGATATCAGATTCGTGCCATGTGAGACTTGTTCAGGGAGTTGTAAAGTGTATTATGAAGATGATGAAAGGGAAGAACAAGAACAACAAGAACaacaagaagaagatgatgatgagaaTGGAGGTGAAAAGGGTGAGTATGGATTCCAAAGATGTCCTGATTGTAATGAAAATGGACTCATTCGATGTCCAATTTGCTGCTGCTGA
- the LOC105778926 gene encoding homeobox-leucine zipper protein HAT7-like isoform X1 — translation MILYNVARLSIVYTVDDDHISILEQKVAVFWLTLPRLFLLILSSSCPMKIMVMIISFPLLALPNSSLVLTKFLWRMNDGSHVGEKKKRLKLEQVKALEKSFESGNKLEPQRKLQLAKALGLKPRQIAIWFQNRRVRWKTKQLEKDYDVLKKQCEALKADADALQAQNKKLSAELLSLKTKDTNEISIKDEVNEGSWSSKNLFSTSSTRPTSMVQLLQGSTRPNLPCTKPDQVVQEEGFCHLLNEVDEQQGFWPWGEQ, via the exons ATGATATTATATAATGTCGCACGCCTCTCCATCGTTTACACTGTTGATGATGATCATATCTCAATTCTCGAACAAAAAGTCGCTGTCTTTTG GCTAACATTGCCACGGCTTTTCCTCCTCATTCTTTCATCTTCCTGCCCAATGAAGATCATGGTAATGATCATTTCTTTTCCCCTTCTTGCCCTCCCCAACTCTTCCTTG GTGTTGACCAAGTTCTTGTGGAGGATGAATGATGGATCGCATGTTggtgagaagaagaagaggctTAAGTTGGAACAAGTGAAGGCACTGGAGAAGAGTTTTGAGTCGGGTAACAAGCTGGAACCGCAGAGGAAATTGCAACTGGCTAAGGCTTTGGGGTTGAAACCAAGGCAGATAGCCATCTGGTTTCAAAACAGGAGGGTTAGGTGGAAGACCAAGCAATTGGAGAAAGATTATGATGTTTTGAAGAAACAGTGTGAAGCACTCAAGGCTGACGCTGATGCACTTCAGGCTCAAAACAAGAAGCTTAGTGCTGAG TTATTGTCTTTGAAAACCAAAGATACAAACGAAATAAGCATTAAGGATGAAGTAAATGAGGGTTCATGGAGCAGTAAAAACCTTTTCTCAACTTCATCAACGAGGCCAACAAGCATGGTTCAACTTCTCCAAGGCTCAACAAGACCAAACCTCCCATGCACTAAACCTGACCAAGTAGTTCAAGAAGAGGGATTTTGCCATCTGTTGAATGAAGTTGATGAGCAGCAAGGTTTTTGGCCATGGGGTGAGCAATAA